From Pleuronectes platessa chromosome 17, fPlePla1.1, whole genome shotgun sequence, one genomic window encodes:
- the pnrc1 gene encoding proline-rich nuclear receptor coactivator 1 — MLDGSPALGDEANIGNVENNNPGKLISGCDGGNAGNRARQALLKKGGRKLHLPQKQPRNSPIILLSDRNNNNTVTASSANRAAAQPESPAPSLHPLRPGARTELLKPKGGRCERGAVQPGGQAARNLPRRDQVDQNVNTRSQKPKLDQTPGASHATKKRDHSTPNKPSSLHPPPSGEQKKPLHSSNNVKMGSALPAEPALEYLKDGEKVYAGAKFSEPPSPSVLPKPPSHWFGENEPQHSNQSREQMTVQLKSLLKVQDSP, encoded by the exons ATGTTGGACGGATCTCCGGCTCTCGGCGATGAGGCAAACATCGGGAACGTGGAGAACAACAACCCGGGCAAGTTGATCTCCGGCTGCGATGGGGGGAACGCGGGGAACCGAGCGAGGCAGGCGTTGCtgaagaagggagggaggaagctgCACCTCCCGCAGAAACAGCCGAGGAACAGCCCGATCATCCTCCTGTCGGaccgcaacaacaacaacaccgtGACGGCTTCCTCCGCCAACCGAGCCGCGGCGCAGCCCGAGTCCCCGGCCCCGAGCCTGCACCCGCTGCGACCGGGAGCCCGGACGGAG CTGCTGAAACCCAAAGGTGGTCGATGTGAGCGAGGGGCCGTTCAGCCCGGGGGCCAAGCGGCCCGCAACCTTCCCCGACGCGATCAGGTGGACCAAAATGTGAACACCCGGAGCCAGAAGCCCAAACTGGACCAAACACCCGGAGCTTCTCATGCCACAAAGAAGAGAGATCACAGCACTCCCAACAAGCCATCCTCTCTTCACCCGCCTCCGTCAGGAGAGCAGAAGAaacctctccactcctccaacAACGTGAAGATGGGGAGCGCACTGCCCGCTGAACCTGCCCTCGAGTACCTCAAAGATGGCGAGAAAGTCTACGCTGGAGCGAAGTTCAGCGAGCCGCCCTCGCCCAGTGTCTTACCCAAACCGCCCAGTCACTGGTTCGGAGAAAACGAGCCTCAGCACAGCAACCAAAGCCGAGAACAGATGACTGTTCAATTAAAGTCGCTGCTCAAGGTTCAAGATTCACCATGA
- the crip2l gene encoding cysteine-rich protein 2-like, protein MASKCPKCDKTVYFAEKVSSLGKDWHKFCLKCERCSKTLNPGGHAEHDGKPFCHKPCYAALFGPKGVNIGGAGSYVYDAPVNEAPVAVSMETDAKPEEKKAPARGPVKAASFSSFSGGPNICPRCNKTVYFAEKVSSLGKNWHRPCLRCERCSKTLSAGSHAEHDGQPYCHKPCYAVLFGPKGVNTGGVGSYIYDEPEAEAQP, encoded by the exons CGGAAAAAGTGTCGTCTCTGGGGAAAGACTGGCACAAGTTCTGCTTGAAATGTGAACGCTGCAGCAAGACGCTGAATCCAGGAGGCCACGCTGAG CACGACGGGAAGCCTTTTTGCCACAAGCCCTGCTACGCTGCCCTCTTTGGGCCAAAAG GCGTGAACATCGGGGGAGCTGGTTCCTACGTGTACGACGCTCCTGTCAACGAAGCCCCTGTGGCTGTTTCCATGGAAACAGATGCTAAACCGGAGGagaagaaagcccccgcacggGGACCAGTGAAGG CTGCAAGCTTCTCGTCGTTCTCCGGAGGACCCAACATCTGCCCCAGGTGTAACAAGACCGTGTATTTCG ccgagAAGGTGTCGTCCCTCGGGAAGAACTGGCACCGGCCCTGTCTGCGCTGTGAGAGATGCAGTAAGACTCTGTCTGCCGGCAGCCACGCAGAG CACGATGGACAGCCTTACTGCCACAAACCGTGCTACGCTGTGCTGTTTGGACCCAAAG gtgtaAACACTGGCGGTGTTGGCAGCTACATCTATGACGAGCCCGAAGCTGAAGCTCAGCCTTGA
- the btbd9 gene encoding BTB/POZ domain-containing protein 9, giving the protein MSNSHPLRPLASVSEIDHIHLLSEQLGALVLGEEYSDVTFVVEEKRFPAHRVILAARCHYFRALLYGGMKESQPQAEVCLEETRAEAFSMLLNYLYTGRASLSSAREEVVLDFLGLAHRYGLQPLEDSTSEFLRTVLHTNNVCLVFDVASLYSLSALSAACCAYMDRHAPEVLSSDGFLMLSKTALLTVVSRDSFAASEKEIFLALSRWSRHHGEGADTHEVMSAVRLPLMTLTEMLNVVRPSGLLSPDDLLDAIKTRSESRNMDLNYRGMLVPEENIATMKYGAQVVKGELKSALLDGDTQNYDLDHGFSRHPIEEDGRAGIQVKLGQSFIINHIRLLLWDRDSRSYSYYIEVSMDELDWVRVVDHSKVLCRSWQNLYFTPQVCRYVRIVGTHNTVNKVFHLVAFECMFTNHSFTLEDGLVVPSENVATIASCASVIEGVSRSRNALLNGDTRNYDWDSGYTCHQLGSGAIVIQLAQPFSIGSLRLLLWDCDERSYSYYIEVSTNQQQWTKVLDRTRVACRSWQTLMFDKQPASFIRIVGTHNTANEVFHCVHFECPAQLDTEVKEGSPGLNSSDSDAASQHPRPQRPSRTHSLLPSQPSSPSSSSSQSNL; this is encoded by the exons ATGAGTAACAGTCACCCCCTGCGACCACTTGCCTCTGTGTCGGAGATCGACCACATCCACCTGCTGTCGGAGCAGCTGGGCGCCCTGGTGCTCGGCGAGGAGTACAGCGATGTGACCTTCGTCGTGGAGGAGAAGCGCTTCCCTGCGCACCGGGTCATCCTGGCAGCTCGATGCCACTACTTCAG GGCCCTGCTGTATGGGGGGATGAAAGAGTCCCAGCCCCAGGCGGAGGTGTGTCTGGAGGAGACACGGGCCGAAGCCTTCTCAATGCTGCTGAACTACCTGTACACGGGACGGGCCAGCCTCAGCTCCGCTCGAGAAGAGGTGGTGCTGGACTTCCTGGGCTTGGCTCACCGCTACGGCCTGCAGCCGCTGGAGGACTCCACCTCTGAGTTCCTCCGCACCGTCCTGCACACCAACAACGTCTGCCTGGTGTTTGACGTAGCCAGTCTCTACTCCCTGAGCGCACTCAGTGCAGCCTGCTGTGCCTACATGGACAGGCATGCACCTGAAGTGCTGAGCTCTGATGGTTTCCTCATGCTGTCTAAG acGGCTCTTCTGACTGTGGTCAGCCGTGACTCATTCGCTGCCAGTGAGAAGGAGATCTTCCTGGCCTTGAGTCGCTGGAGCCGGCACCACGGGGAGGGAGCTGACACACACGAGGTGATGTCGGCGGTGCGGCTGCCCCTCATGACCCTGACGGAGATGCTGAACGTGGTGCGACCGTCCGGCCTCCTGAGCCCAGACGACCTGCTGGACGCCATCAAGACCCGCTCGGAGAGCCGCAACATGGACCTCAACTATCGGGGAATGCTTG TACCAGAAGAGAACATCGCCACCATGAAGTACGGAGCTCAGGTGGTGAAGGGCGAGCTGAAGTCAGCGCTGCTGGACGGAGACACCCAGAACTACGACCTCGACCATGGCTTCTCCAGACATCCTATTGAGGAGGACGGCAGGGCGGGGATCCAGGTCAAACTGGGACAATCGTTCATTATCAACCACATACGCCTGCTGCTGTGGGACAGAGATAGCCG GTCGTACTCCTACTACATCGAGGTGTCAATGGATGAGCTGGACTGGGTGCGTGTGGTCGACCACTCCAAGGTCCTCTGCCGCTCCTGGCAGAATCTGTACTTCACGCCACAAGTTTGCAG GTACGTCCGCATCGTGGGAACACACAACACGGTCAACAAGGTTTTCCACCTCGTGGCTTTTGAATGCATGTTCACCAACCACTCGTTCACCCTGGAGGACGGACTTGTGG TGCCCAGCGAGAATGTGGCGACCATCGCGTCCTGTGCCAGTGTCATCGAGGGTGTGAGCCGAAGCAGAAATGCCTTGCTCAACGGCGACACGCGCAACTACGACTGGGACTCTGGCTACACCTGCCACCAGCTGGGTTCTGGAGCCATCGTCATCCAGCTGGCTCAGCCCTTCTCCATCGGGTCCTTAAG GCTGCTGCTTTGGGACTGTGACGAGCGCTCCTACAGTTACTACATCGAGGTGTCCACCAACCAGCAGCAGTGGACCAAGGTGCTGGACCGCACCAGGGTGGCGTGTCG ATCATGGCAGACCTTGATGTTTGATAAGCAGCCGGCTTCCTTCATCCGTATTGTTGGGACTCATAATACTGCGAATGAG GTGTTCCACTGTGTTCACTTCGAGTGTCCAGCCCAGCTCGACACAGAGGTCAAGGAAGGAAGTCCTGGCCTGAATTCGTCTGACTCTGACGCCGCCTCCCAGCATCCACGCCCCCAGCGAccttcacgcacacacagcctGCTGCCCTCCCagccctcctccccctcatcgTCCTCCTCACAGTCCAATCTCTAA